The following are encoded together in the Lathyrus oleraceus cultivar Zhongwan6 chromosome 3, CAAS_Psat_ZW6_1.0, whole genome shotgun sequence genome:
- the LOC127129079 gene encoding uncharacterized protein LOC127129079, translating to PYKPPIPYPQRLVKTKDVGQFRKFVDLLKQLNVTIPFTEAITQMPSYDSETVTLPAECSAIIQNMPPKLKDPGSFSIPCHIGKFVIDKALCDLGAEISVMPLSICKKLEMGELRPTKMSVQLADRSIKYPVGILENVPVRIGQFYIPTDFTIMDIREDDTTPIILGRPFLATAGAIIDVKRGRLTFEVGEEKIEFILSQFLKAPAIEDT from the exons ccttacaaaccacctataccttaccctcaaaggcttgttaaaaccaaagatgtaggccaatttagaaaatttgttgatctccttaaacaattaaacgttacaattccgtttaccgaagctattacgcagatgccctcatat gatagcgaaaccgttacactccctgccgaatgtagcgctataatccaaaacatgccccctaaactcaaggatccgggtagtttctctataccctgtcacataggaaaatttgtcatcgacaaagccttatgcgatttaggagccgaaattagcgttatgcctttatccatatgtaagaaactggaaatgggagaattaagaccgaccaaaatgtctgtgcaattagcagatcgttccatcaaatatcctgtaggaatccttgaaaacgttcccgtacgcataggtcagttttacattcccactgacttcacaattatggacattagagaagatgatacgacacctattatactaggaagaccattcttagcaactgccggtgcaatcatagacgtaaaacgaggacgactcaccttcgaagtaggcgaagagaaaattgaattcattctttcccaattcttgaaagcacctgcaatagaagataca